The sequence GCGAAGCGACGTGGCGATCTCGTGGCGCACGTCGACCGTGTCGGGATTGCTTCGTCGCTGTCGCTCCTCGCAACGACGAATATGCCTTTTCCTTTGCGTCCTTTGCGGTTCAAGCTCTTGCTTTTAAAAAGCCCGAAATTCGCCGAACCCCTTCCTCCAGCCGCTCGATCGAGTTGGTGTACGCGAACCGCACGTGCTCGCTCGCGCGGTGGGTGCCGAAGTCGATCCCCGGCGTGATCGCGACGCCGGCGTTCTCCAGGAGGTCGAGCGCGAAGCGGTGGCTGTCGCTCGTCAGCGCCGAGCAGTTGGCGTAGACGTAGAACGCGCCCTGCGGCGTCTGCGGGATGACGAAGCCGAGCTTGCGCAGCGCGGGCACCAGATAGTCGCGGCGCGCACGGAACGCTTCGCGCCGCTCGTCGAGGATCGCCAGCGTCCCGGGCTCGAACGCGACAAGCGCGGCGTACTGCGCCGGCGCGGGCGCGGAAAGATAGGCGTTCTGCGCGAGCCGATCGATCTCCCTCACGTACGCTTCCGGCGCCACGATCCAGCCGAGGCGCCAGCCGGTCATGTTGAAATACTTCGAGAAGCTGTTGATGACGAACACCTCGTCGCTCGCCTCCAGCGCGCTGCGCGTCTCGCCGTCGTAGACGAGCCCGTGATAGATCTCGTCGACGAGCAGCGCGCCGTTCCCGCGGCGGGCGATCTGCGCCATGTCGCGGATGTCGTCGGGCGCGATCACCGTGCCGGTCGGGTTCGAAGGCGTGGCGACGAGGGCCGCCGCGGTGCGCGAGCCCCAGTAGCGCTCGAGAAGTGCGGGCGTCATCTGGTAATTGCTGTCCGGACCGACAGGCACGTTCACCGGCTCGCCGTCGAACATGCGCACGAAGTGGCGGTTCGCGGGATAACCCGGGTCGGCGAGCAGCACCTGGGTATCCGGATCGACCAGCACGCCGAGCGCGAGCAGCAGCGCGGCGGACGAGCCCGACGTGACGATCACGCGTTCGGGCGGGACGTCGACGCCGTAGCGGCTGCGGTAGAAGCCGGCGATGCGCTCGCGAAGCTCGCGCAGCCCGAGCGCCGGCGTGTAATAGAGCGCACCTTGCTCCAGCGCGCGGATGCCCGCCTCGCAGATCGGCCGCGGCGTCGGGAAATCGGGCTCCCCGACTTCCATGTGAACGATCGAACGCCCTTCGGCCTCCAGGGCCTTCGCGCGCGCGAGGATCTCCATCACGTGGAAAGGCTCGATGGCGCTCATGCGGCGGGCGAGCGGATGCGGCGGACGTGCAGACATGCGGAAGGCTATACCACGAAAGGCCGGTCGACCCGCGTCACTTCCCGCGTTTCGACGGCAGCGGCAGCGCGGTCTTGTACTTCACCTGCTTCAGCGCGAAGCTCGACTTGATGCTCGCGACGCCCGGTATCTTCGCGAGATAGTCGACGATGAAGCGCTCGAGCGACTGCACGTCGGGCACGATGACGCGGATGAGATAGTCCGCGTCGCCGGTCATCAGATAGCACTCCATCACCTCGTCGCGCGCAAGCACCGACGCTTCGAAGGTGTCGAGCGCATTGCGCATCTGCTTCTCCAGGCTGACCTGGATGAAAACGCTCACGGTGAGTCCGAGCTTCAAGGGATCGAGGAGCGTCACGTAGCGGCCGATCACGCCGCTCTCCTCCAGCGCGCGCACTCTTGTGAGGCACGGCGACGGCGAGAGATTCACCGCCTTCGCCAGATCGACGTTCGAGATGCGCGCCTCGTCCTGCAGCCGCGAGAGGATTTTCCAGTCGGTGTTGTCGAGGTCCATTTCGGCATTTTATGCCGGGAACAAACCGATTGGCAGCACGTTTGCCCCGTGTGACCCGGTGCGCCGCCTCAAATCGGTGGCAACTGCCGTGCGCTCGCGGCTAACATCACGTCACCGTTCCATCCGCACCGCCCTATCCGTCACCGCTTCATCCGTCACCTTATGGACCTTACAGACCTCACCTCCTCCGCCTACTGGCGCGTGCTCCAGCAGGACAGCGACGCCGAAGAAACGCGTGAATGGCTGGAAGCTTTCGACACGCTGGTCGAGCGCGAAGGCCGCGAGCGCGCGACGTTCATCCTGCGGAAGCTGCTCGATCGCGCGCGAACGAAACGCGTGGCGCTGCCGCCGGTGCTGAACACGCCGTACTGCAACACCATCGGCCTCGCCGACCAGCCGCAGTATCCCGGCAACATGGAAGTCGAGCAGCGCATCGGCGCGATCGTGCGCTGGAACGCGCTCGCGATGGTGGTGCGCGCGAACCGCGACCATCCCGAGCTCGGCGGCCACATCGCGACGTACGCCTCGATCGCCGATCTCTTCGAAGTCGGCTTCAACCATTTCTTCCGCGGCGGGCAGGACGGCGATCTCGTGTACTTCCAGCCGCACGCGGCGCCGGGCGTTTACGCGCGGGCGTTCCTCGAAGGGCGGCTGACCGAAGAGCATCTCGCCCACTACCGCCGCGAGACCGGTGGCAAGGGATTGCCTTCCTACTGCCATCCGTACCTCATGCGCGACTTCTGGCAGTTCCCGAACGCCTCGATGGGCATCGGCCCGATCACCTCGATCTACCAGGCGCGCTTCATGCGCTACCTGGAGAACCGCGGGCTGCTCGCGACCGAAGGCCGCAAGGTCTGGGCGTTCGTCGGCGACGGCGAGATGGACGAGCCCGAATCGCTCGCGGGACTTTCCGCGGCGGCGCGCGAAGGCCTCGACAACCTCATCTTCGTCGTCAACTGCAACCTCCAGCGGCTCGACGGCCCGGTGCGCGGCAACGGCTCGATCATCCAGGAGCTCGAGGGGCTGTTCGCGGGCGCCGGCTGGAACGTGATCAAGCTCTTGTGGGGCTCGGACTGGGACCCGCTCTTCGCCCGCGACGAGGACAACGTGATCATCCGGCGCCTGCACGAGACCGTCGACGGCGAGTTCCAGAAATACGCCGCAACCGACGGGCGCTTCAACCGCGAGCATTTCTTCAACAAGTATCCCGAGCTGCAGGCGCTGGTCTCGCACCTTTCCGACGAAGACATCGACCGCCTGCGCCGCGGCGGCCACGATCCCCTCAAGATCTACGCGGCCTATCACGCGGCGGTGAACCACAAGGGCCGTCCGACGGTGATCCTCGCCCAGACCAAGAAGGGTTACGGCATGGGCCACTGGGGCCAGGGCCGGATGGGCGCGCACCAGGCGAAGAAGCTCGAGGACGACGCGCTCCTCGCGTTCCGCGACCGCTTCGCGCTGCCGCTTTCCGACGGCGACGTGCATCACCTGCGCTTCCACAAGCCGGCCGACGACAGCCCCGAGATGCGCTACCTGCACGCGCATCGCGAGAACCTCCAGGGCTACGTGCCGGCGCGCGTGCACGACGCGCCGGCGCTGCCGGTGCCCGCGCTCGAGGCGTTCTCGCGCATCCTCGAAGGCTCGAACGAGCGCGAGGAATCGACGACGATGACGTTCGTCAAGATTCTTTCTCAGCTCCTCAGGGACCCGGCGATCGGCAAGCGCATCGTGCCCATCGTCGCCGACGAAGCGCGCACGTTCGGCATGCAGTCGCTCTTCCGGCAGGTCGCGATCTACGCGTCGCTCGGCCAGCTCTACACGCCGGAGGACAGCGACGAGCTCCTCTACTACAAGGAAGCGAAGGACGGACAGATCCTCGAGGAAGGCATCAACGAAGCGGCCGCGATGTCGTCGTGGATCGCCGCCGCGACGTCGTACTCGGCGCACGGCATGCCGATGCTGCCGTTCTACATCTTCTATTCGATGTTCGGCTTCCAGCGCGTGGGCGATTTCGTGTGGGCCGCGGCCGACTCGCGCGCTCGAGGCTTTCTCATCGGCGCGACCGCCGGGCGCACGACGCTGTCGGGCGAAGGCCTGCAGCACGAGGACGGCTCCAGCCATCTCGCCGCCGCGGCAGTCCCCAACTGCCGCGCCTACGATCCGTGTTACGGCTACGAGCTCGCGACGATCGTGCAGGACGGCACGCGCCGGATGCTCGACGCGCGCGAGGACGTTTTCTATTACATCACCGTGATGAACGAGAATTACGCGCAGGGGGCGATGCCCGAAGGCGCGGCCGAGGGGATATTGCGCGGGATGTATTTGCTCCGAGAGGCGAGAGGAAAGAGGAGAGAGGAGACAGGGGCGGTGCAGCTGCTCGGTGCGGGCACGATCCTGAGAGAGGTCATCGCCGCCGCCGAGATACTCGAATCGGAATACGACGTCGCGGCGAACGTCTGGAGCGTGACGAGCTTCACCGAGCTGCGGCGCGACGGCATGGACGTCGAGCGCTGGAACACGCTGCACGCCGACGCGAAGCCGCGCGTGAGCTACGTCGAGCAGTGCCTGTCGCCGACGAAGGGGCCGGTCGTCGCGGCGAGCGATTATGTGCGCGCGGTGCCCGACCTCGTCCGCACGTGGGTGCCGCGCCGCTATGTCGCGCTCGGCACCGACGGTTTCGGCCGCAGCGACACGCGCGAAGCGCTGCGGCGCTTCTTCGAAGTCGATCGCGGCGCGATCGTGGTGTCGGCGCTCAAGGCGCTCGCGGACGAGGAGCGCATCGCGCCTTCGGTCGTGGTGGACGCCGTGAAGCGCTTCGGGCTCGAGCCGGAGAGCCCCAACCCCTGGGACGCGTAACCAAGCGGAGGGCGTCGTGCTGAAACAGGTGAACGCCGGGGTGCTCAGCGTCGCTTATCACGACGACGGCGCGCAGGACGGGGCACCCGTCGTCCTGCTGCACGGCTTTCCGTACGACGTGCACGCCTACCACGACGTCACGCCGCGCCTCGTTGCGGCCGGCTGCCGCGTCATCACGCCGTATCTGCGCGGTTATGGGCCCACGCGCTTTCTGTCGCCGGAAACTCCGCGCTCGGGCCAGCAGGCGGTGCTGGGCAACGATCTCCACGCGCTCCTCGATGCGTTACGTATCCCGCGTGCCGTGGTGGCGGGCTACGACTGGGGCGGCCGCGCGGCGTGCATCGTCTCGGCGCTGTGGCCGGAGCGTGTCATCGGGCTCGTCTCGGGCGCGGGCTACAACATCCAGCACATTCCGAGCGGCAATTCGACGAAGCCGCGTACGCGCGCACCGCGGCTGCGTTCGACAACCCCGATTTCGTCGACGTCGTCATCCACTCCTATCGCCATCGTTACGCGCTCGTCCCCGGCGATCCCGCGGTCGAAGCGATCGAGCAGCGGCTCGCGCAGCGCCCGCCCATCACGGTGCCCACCATCGTGATGCACGGCTCGGACAACGGCGTGCACCCGGCCGATGCAGCCGATCACGATCGCGCCTTCTTCACCGGGCCGTACGAGCGCCGCGTCGTGCCTCATGTCGGCCACAACCTGCCGCAGGAGATCCCGGCAGAGTTCGCCGCGACGGTGCTGTCCCTCGTGGAACGGGCGCACGCTCGCGCGTGATACAGTAGGACGCATCCACAGGAGGAGACCGGGATGGCCGTCACGTTCAACGAGGACGACGTCGAACGCGAGCCGCTCGCCGACGGCGCCGCGCGCCGCAGGCTGCTGACCGAAGCGCGCGTGGCCGGCACCAAGATCCTGCTCGACCGCGTCGATCTCGCGCCGGGCGCCTCGCTCGCGATCGGCGTCGCGTCCACCGACCTCGCGTGGCTCCAGATCCTCGACGGCGGCGCGTCGCTCAACGCGGACGACCGCACCATCGCGCTCGGCGCATCGCACATCGTCTTTCTGCCGCCGGGCGCTCGCGCTTCGCTGACGGCGACCGCGGAAACCGCGCTGCTCTATGCGCAGGTTCCTCACGCCGGCCGCTTCGACCGCGACTTCGATCCCGCCGCGCTCTCGTTGCGCGTCGTCGACTGGAAGCGCGAGCCGGTGCTCGATTCGCAGTACGACGCGAGGAAGCGTGTCTACGTCGTCACGCCGAAGCTCTTCGGCACGCGCGCGGTCAAGGGCGAGATCATCCTCTATCCGCCGGACACCGAAGGCGCGAACCATCACCACGAAGGCGCGGAGCACTTCATGTACGTGCTCCGGGGGAGCGGCACGGCGTACGCGAACGAGTCGCCGATTCCGGTGCGCAAGGGCGACCTCATCTATTACGGCGACCGCGAGCGGCACTACCTGCACAGCGAAGGCGCCGAGGAGATGGCCTTCGTCGAGTTCTTCGTGCCCGGCGAATACAAGACGGTGTGGGCCGAAGGCGCGCCGGTGTGCACCTGGAACCCGACGGGTCGCGACCTCGAAGGCCGCACGCCGGCGAGACAGATCAGGGGACACAGCTCGGCGGCCGCGGTGCCGGCCGACGTTTAAAAACCGGGGTCTGACCCGATCAAGGAGCCGCCATGAAACACTACCGAGGCATGCTGCACTTCAACATCCGCTGCACCAGCGCCGATCTGCCCAAGATCGAGAAGTTCTACGGCGAGGTGATGGGACTCAGGAACGGCTACCGCCCCAACTTCGGCAACGCAGGCCTGTGGCTGTATGCCGGGGACGAGCCGATCCTGCACGTCGGCGCGCGCGCGCCGGAAGGTTTCCTGTCCGACAAGCACAACGCGAGCTTCGATCACATGGCGTTTCGCATGACCGGGGCCGCCGAATTCCGCGACCACGTGCGCAAGCTCGGCGTCCCGTTCGAAGAGCAGAACGTGCCCGAAGCCGGCTACCAGATCTTCCTCAAGGATCCGGTCGGCACGGTGCTCGAATTCAACTTCCCGAATTCGGAAGCGCCGGACGATATCGCCAAAGGCACCATGGCGCCGCGCACCAACGCCCCGGTCGCGTGACGACGTTCAAGGCCGCCCTCCTGCAGATGCAGACGGGCAACGATATCGAAGCGAACCTCGATGCCGTGAAGAGCATGGCCCGCGAAGCCGCCGCCGGCGGCGCGCGCTTCGTCATGCTGCCGGAGTACGCGCTGATGATGGACGGCAGCGGGCGCAACATGCGCGACAACGCGCTGCCCGCCGACGGCGGCCCGGTACTCCTGCAACTGCGGGCGCTCGCCCGGGAGCTGAAGGTCTGGCTGCTCGTCGGCTCGCTCACGCTCAAGACCGACGACGGCCGCATGACCAACCGCTCGCTGCTCCTGTCCGACTCGGGCGAGCTCGTGGCGTCGTACGACAAGATCCACATGTTCGACGCGACGTTGCCCGACGGCAAGGTGATCAGGGAGTCGTCGGCGTACTGCCCCGGCGACCGCGCGGTGGTGGCGGACACGCCGTGGGGCAAGCTGGGACTCACGGTGTGCTACGACCTGCGCTTTCCGCAGCTCTACCGCGCGCTCGCGCAGGCCGGCGCGCGTTATCTCACGGTGCCCTCGTCGTTCCAGCGCGCCACCGGCAAGGACCACTGGCACCCGCTGCTCCAGGCGCGCGCGATCGAGAACGCGTGCTTCGTCTTCGCGCCCGCGATGTGCGGCGAGCACCCGGGCAACCGCTCGACGTACGGGCACAGTCTCGTGGTCGATCCGTGGGGAAAGATTCTCGCCGACGGTGGAGAATCTCCCGGCATCGTGTACGCCGACATCGATCCGGCACGAGTGGACAAGGTGCGCGGGATGCTGCCGTGTCTTACTCACGACGTCGCCTTTCAGGCGCCGTCGTGAACTGCGCGAACGGGTCGGCAGGCACAGCGCTTGCCAAACCGACGGCGACCCCATGGATTCGAATAGAACAGACGCTGCCGCCGCCGGCCTTCTCGTCCCCGGCCGCAACTGCTGGCGCATCGACCGCGCGAAGCGGCTCGGTTTCCTCATCGACGGCGCGAATTACTTCAGCGCGCTGCGCGCCTCGATCGCGCGCGCCACGCGCAGCGTGTTCATCGTCGGCTGGGACATCGACAGCCGCATACGCCTCGTGCCCGACGGCGCGAACGACGGCTTTCCCGAAGAGCTCGGCGACTTCCTGAACGAGGTGGTGAAGCGCAACCGCGGTTTGCGCATGTACGTGCTGTCGTGGGACTTCGCGATGGTGTTCGCGATGGACCGCGAGTGGATGCCGATCTACAAGCTCGACTGGCGCACCCACCGCAGGCTCTCGTTCAGGCTCGACGACAAGCACCCGACCGGCGCTTCGCACCACCAGAAGATCGTCGTTGTGGACGACGCGGTCGCTTTCGTCGGGGGCCTCGACCTCACGCACTGCCGCTGGGACACCTCCGAGCACGGCTGCGAGAACGCGCATCGCTGCGATCCGGACGGCAAGCCGTACCGGCCGTATCACGACGTGCAGGCCATCGTCGACGGCGGCCCGGCGCAGGCGCTGGGCGAGCTCGCGCGCGACCGCTGGCAGCGCGCGACCGGGCGCAATCCGCGATCGCTCGACGACAAACCCGACAACGATCCGTGGCCGCCGGGGCTCGAGCCCGACCTGACCGACGTCGACGTCGCGGTCGCACGCACCGATCCGGGCTTCGTCACGGGCAAGCCCATCGAGGAGATCCGCCACCTCTACGTCGATTCGGTCGGCGCGGCGCAGCGCTCGATGTACCTCGAGAACCAGTATTTCAGCTCGAGCGTCGTCGGTGCCGCGCTCGCCGCGCGCGTCAAGTCGCCCGACTCGCCCGACATCCTCGTCGTGTCGCGCCGCACCGAGGAAGGCTGGCTCGAGGAGCGCACGATGGGCGTGCTGCGCTCGCGGCTGCACAAGCAGCTCCAGGCCGCGGACGCGGGCGGGCACTACGGCCTCTACTACCCGTACGTGCCCAACCTCCAGCTTCCCAACGTGCTCAACGTGCACAGCAAGGTGCTGATCGTCGACGACGAGCTCGCCAGCGTGGGCTCGGCGAACTTCAGCAACCGCTCGATGGGTTTCGACACCGAGTGCAACATCGCGATCGAGGCGAAGGGCGACGAGCGCGTGCGCAAGGCGATCGCGGGCTTGCGCAACCGCCTGCTCGGCGAGCACCTCGGCGTCGAGCCCGCGGCCGTGGCCGCGGAAACCGCGCGCCAGGACGGCAGTCTGATCCGAACGGTACGAGCGCTGCATCGCCCCGGGGAGCGGACGCTGGAGCCGATCAACCCGGAAGTGCCGGACGACATCGACGCGCTCGTGCCCGCCAGTGCGGTCGTCGATCCGGAGCGCCCCATGGAGCCCGACGAGCTCGTAAAGGATTTCGTGCCCGCGACCGAGCGCAAACCGGTCGCCGGCCGCGTGCGCCGTGTCGCGCTCGCGCTCATCATGCTCGCCGCCCTCGCCGCGCTGTGGCGCTGGACGCCGCTGCGCGAGCTCGTCTCGCTGCGGGCGCTCATCCTGATCGCGCGCAGCCTCGACGCGTCGCCGGTCGCGCCGCTGGCGGTGCTCGCCGCCTATGTCGTCGCCGGCGTGCTGGTGATCCCGGTGACGGTGCTCATCATCGCGACCGGCGTCGTCTTCGGGCCGCTGCTCGGCGGCTTCTACGCGCTCGCCGGCGCGCTGCTCTCGGCGGCAGTGACGTACTGGATAGGCCGCAAGCTCGGACGCAACACCGTGCGCCATCTCGCCGGGCGCAGGCTCAATCGCATCACGCGCAGGCTCGCGCGCAAGGGCGCGCTCGCGATCGCCCTCCTGCGCCTGCTGCCCGTGGCGCCGTATTCGATCGTCAACGCGGTGGTCGGCGCCTCGCACATACGGCTGCGCGACTTCCTCCTCGGCACCGCGTTCGGCATGGCGCCGGGCATCGCGGTGACGGTGATCTTCGTCGATCGCGTCAGTGCCGCGGTGACCGATCCCGGGCTCGTGACGTACGCCGGCGCGATCGGCATGGCCGCGGTGGTCGCTGCGGCCGCGTACTACGTCCACCACCGTTTCGCGGCGCCGCCGCCCGGCAAGGCATGACCGTGGCGCGTGCAGGCATCAGGGTCGCGTCCTACAACACCCACGGCGGCGTGGGCCGCGACGGCCACTTCGTGCCCAAGCGCATCGCCGACGTGCTGAAGGAGCTCGACGCCGACATCATCGCGCTGCAGGAAGTCGAGTCGCGTGCGACCGGCTTCGACATGCTCCGGTATCTCGGCGACGAGATCGGCTTCGAAGCGATCGCCGGCCCGACGCTCTTACGCAACGGCGCCGATTACGGCAACGGGCTGCTGACGCGCTTCAAGGTGAAGACGATGCAGCGGATCAACCTCTGCGTCGAGCGCTGCGAGCCGCGCGGCGCGATCGACGTCGAGCTCGACTGCGGCGGGACGCCGATGCGCGTGCTCGCGACGCATCTGGGACTGCGCCCCTACGAACGTCGCGAGCAGATCCAGCGCCTGTTACGCGTCCTCGAAAGCGACAAGCCGCTGCCGACCATCCTCATGGGCGACATCAACGAGTGGTTCCTGTGGGGCAGGCCGCTGCGCTGGATGCACAAGCACTTCGAGCAGACGCCATCGCCGCCGACGTTTCCCGCGCGGCTGCCGGTGTTCGCGCTCGACCGCGTGTGGGTCAAACCGCGCAAGCTGCTCCGGAACATGACGGTGCACGTCTCAAAGCTGGCGAAGATCGCGTCGGATCACCTGCCGCTGACGGCGGAGCTCGATCTGGAATGCGGCGGGGATACGAAAGCGCTCGAAGCGGCAATGACGGCGAACGTCGCGGAGACGCCGTAGATGCGTAGGGTGCGTCAGCCGCGACAGCGGCGTAACGCACCGTTCACGGCTTTGCGAAATCCTCCGGCTTCAACTCGATCGGCGCGCCGTGCGGCGTGCGATCGGCGGCGCGATCCCACGCATCGCGGTAACGGCCCAGCGTTTCAGAAGTCGCCACGCCTTTCTCCGCGACCAACCGCTCGAGCGTCGCGAGCCAGTGCCGATAGTAGGTCTCGCCGGTATCCGGATCGCCGGCGCGCTGCGCGCGCTTGATCTCCTCGCCCAGCGCGGCGGCCCACTCGCTCCACGTGAAAAGGCCGCGCCGATGCAGGGCGAGCGCCATCGCAAAAGCTTGCGCTTCCCACGGCTCGCAGAACACCGGTCCCTGTTTGTCGTGCGGCAACCCGGGCACGGCCGCCGCAGCCTCGCGTGCCGCGGCGGCATCGAAGGTGGGATCAAATCGGCTCAAGGTACGGCTCGAAGGCTTCGACCGAGACGGTCAGCGTAGGATCGCTGCCCGGGCCCCAGATGCGGCGGCCGTCGAACACCACGGTATAGAGCCACTGCGGATCCTCGCCGCGGCCTGTGGTCACCGCATCGGGGAAAACGTGGCAGCCGCGCACCGCTTCGACGACGCCCTCGTGGCCGCGCACGTACCGCGGCAGCCGGGTGTGCGTAGCCGGGTTGATGTTCCTCGCGCGCACGCGATCGCCGGGCTTGAAGCGGGCTTCGTGATTCGGCGGGCGGTAGAACGAGCCGCGCGTGTAGGTCTGGCCGATGTCGTCCTTCGTCATCGCGCGCGCGGCGACCTTGCCCGGACGCAAGGCGTGGCCTGCGGCGAGCTCGTCCGGATCGATCAGTCCCTTCTCGACCACGCACCGCTCCATGCCCATCAGCCAGCGCTCGTAGTACGACGCAGCCAGGTAGCGTTTCGCGGGCGTGCGTTCGATCGCGTCGCGCGACATGTCGATGTTCCACGCGCGCGCGGCGCGGATGGCCCGCTGCATCGCGAGCACCCTCGCTTCCCACTCGGCATGGAACGCCCGATCGTCGGCATCGGGCTCGACTTTGCCGAAGCCGTGCATGCCGCCCATGTCGTGCACGCCGTTCATGGCGCTTCCCCCGGCGCGCGCGGCAAGCCCATGCCGATCATGCAATCGCGGGTGACGAGCGCCGCCAGTTGCTCTTCGCTCAGATTCTCGCTGCCGGCGGGACGCTGCGGCAGCACGACGAAGCGCGTCTCGGCGGTCGAGTCCCAGACGCGGATCTCGGCGTCCGCAGGCAATGTCACGCCGAAGTCGGCGAGTACGCCGCGCGGATCCATCACCGCGCGCGAGCGATACGGCGCCGACTTGTACCAGACCGGCGGCAGGCCGAGCACGTCCCACGGATAGCACGAGCACAGCGTGCACACGACCATGTTGTGCCGCTGTGGGGTGTTCTCGACGGCGATGAGGTGATCGCCCACCGGCGTGCCGAGCGAGGCGATCGCTTTCGTCGCGTCCGCCAGCAGCGCCGCCTTGAATTGCGGATCGACCCAGGCGCGCGCGATGGCGCGCGCGCCGATGTGCGGGCCGGTCTTGGTCTCGTAGTGCTCGATGATGCCGTCGAGCGCGGCGGGATCGATGTATCCCTTCTCGGTCAGGATG is a genomic window of Burkholderiales bacterium containing:
- the nthA gene encoding nitrile hydratase subunit alpha, which encodes MHTDDDHDHDHSELSDTQLRVRALETILTEKGYIDPAALDGIIEHYETKTGPHIGARAIARAWVDPQFKAALLADATKAIASLGTPVGDHLIAVENTPQRHNMVVCTLCSCYPWDVLGLPPVWYKSAPYRSRAVMDPRGVLADFGVTLPADAEIRVWDSTAETRFVVLPQRPAGSENLSEEQLAALVTRDCMIGMGLPRAPGEAP
- the nthB gene encoding nitrile hydratase subunit beta gives rise to the protein MNGVHDMGGMHGFGKVEPDADDRAFHAEWEARVLAMQRAIRAARAWNIDMSRDAIERTPAKRYLAASYYERWLMGMERCVVEKGLIDPDELAAGHALRPGKVAARAMTKDDIGQTYTRGSFYRPPNHEARFKPGDRVRARNINPATHTRLPRYVRGHEGVVEAVRGCHVFPDAVTTGRGEDPQWLYTVVFDGRRIWGPGSDPTLTVSVEAFEPYLEPI